One region of Hymenobacter sediminicola genomic DNA includes:
- a CDS encoding ABC transporter permease, producing MLWLAPNSTPITSFFPKMLRHLFKLIWNRKRNNLLLVSEIFFSFVVLFGVGTLLLTFAKYYLEPHGFDYEQVWRLEIRAGQNETMPRAQLDDVLRQVKALPGIQQVALTSGNVPFIFNTNTSAFSYHGRKSGQSNIYDADDHYAQVMKLHLREGRWFAKTDDGSHHRPVVISQNLREELFGNGPALGKIFTWIEPGPNPNPEDEFQVTGVVDDVRMENDFGPAVPSLWKRLIPFDTTRWETANVVVRVAPGEGGELQEKIARTVAGVTRQWTTMVRVMDEDRLHKRRYTIVPVAGLALVSVFLIVNVALGLFGVLWYNISQRRAEIGLRRAMGATGPDISRQFLGEMLVVTTFGVLLGGLLAVQFPLLNAFELAPKFYLAGIGVAAVAVYCITALCAFYPSRQAAGIHPAVALREE from the coding sequence ATGCTTTGGCTTGCTCCCAACAGCACACCCATCACCTCATTCTTCCCGAAAATGCTTCGCCATCTGTTCAAACTAATCTGGAACCGCAAGCGCAACAATCTGCTGCTGGTGTCGGAAATCTTTTTCTCCTTCGTGGTGCTGTTTGGCGTCGGTACCCTGCTTCTCACGTTTGCCAAGTACTACCTCGAGCCGCATGGCTTCGACTACGAGCAGGTGTGGCGCCTCGAAATCAGGGCGGGGCAGAACGAAACCATGCCCCGCGCCCAGCTCGACGACGTGTTGCGCCAGGTGAAGGCTCTGCCGGGTATCCAGCAGGTGGCTCTTACCAGCGGCAACGTGCCGTTCATCTTTAATACCAATACGTCTGCCTTCAGCTACCACGGCCGCAAGTCAGGGCAGTCCAATATCTACGATGCCGACGACCACTACGCCCAGGTGATGAAGCTGCACCTGCGGGAGGGCCGCTGGTTTGCCAAAACCGACGACGGCAGCCACCACCGTCCGGTCGTCATCAGCCAGAATCTGCGGGAAGAGTTGTTTGGCAACGGGCCGGCGCTGGGCAAAATTTTCACTTGGATAGAGCCTGGCCCCAACCCTAACCCCGAAGATGAATTCCAGGTGACAGGTGTGGTAGACGATGTGCGCATGGAAAATGACTTCGGACCGGCGGTGCCTTCTCTCTGGAAGCGCCTCATTCCCTTCGACACTACACGCTGGGAAACGGCCAATGTGGTGGTGCGCGTAGCACCCGGCGAGGGAGGCGAACTACAGGAGAAAATAGCCCGTACGGTGGCCGGCGTCACACGCCAATGGACTACTATGGTGCGCGTGATGGACGAGGACCGCCTGCACAAGCGCCGCTACACCATCGTCCCGGTGGCGGGACTAGCCCTGGTCAGCGTATTTCTGATTGTGAACGTAGCGCTGGGTCTCTTTGGCGTACTGTGGTACAATATCAGCCAGCGCCGGGCCGAAATTGGCTTGCGCCGGGCTATGGGTGCCACCGGCCCGGACATTAGCAGGCAGTTTCTGGGCGAAATGCTGGTCGTAACGACCTTCGGTGTACTGTTGGGCGGGCTGCTGGCCGTGCAGTTTCCGCTACTAAATGCCTTTGAGCTGGCTCCGAAGTTCTATCTGGCGGGCATTGGAGTGGCAGCAGTGGCAGTGTACTGCATCACGGCACTATGCGCGTTTTATCCCAGCCGGCAAGCCGCTGGCATTCATCCGGCCGTGGCCCTGCGCGAAGAGTAG
- a CDS encoding ABC transporter permease, with product MLLSYLKIAWKVLLRRKFFTFISLFGISFTLMILLVVMALVDHVVGPNMPEKRLNRMLFVNTIRQQMVDDHGWMNMPASIQFVDRYVRKMKTPEKVGIMSNIYNATAFTKGGLLPLDIRYTDGDFWQIMDFEFLGGRAFTGAEVAQAQHVCIVNEATARSYFGTTQVVGRTIEIDLKRYHIAGVVRNVSAVHIASYSDVWVPYTLSPSLTRDNRISGEFMVVLLAPSAAETPAMREEYRQMMRRVEIPNPKEVQALFSYADPMLATFTRALHITRAVSGSDSQTLDDDNVGAFYLICTVLGLLFMLLPALNLVNLNVTRILERSSEIGVRKAFGATGRNLVGQFLVENVVLAVVGGLLGLALAAGALALLNDVHVVAYAQFSLSWRVFAWGLLLTLVFGLMSGVYPAWKMSRLNPVVALRGSGEQK from the coding sequence ATGCTTCTCAGCTACCTTAAAATAGCCTGGAAGGTGCTGCTGCGCCGCAAGTTTTTTACTTTCATCAGCCTGTTCGGCATCAGCTTCACCCTGATGATTCTGCTGGTGGTAATGGCGCTGGTAGATCATGTAGTAGGTCCCAACATGCCGGAAAAGCGCCTCAATCGGATGCTGTTCGTGAATACCATCCGGCAGCAGATGGTGGACGACCACGGCTGGATGAACATGCCCGCCAGCATACAATTCGTGGACAGGTACGTGCGCAAGATGAAGACGCCCGAAAAGGTGGGCATCATGTCGAATATCTACAACGCCACAGCTTTTACCAAAGGCGGCCTGTTGCCGCTGGATATTCGCTACACCGATGGCGACTTCTGGCAGATTATGGACTTCGAGTTTTTGGGAGGAAGGGCCTTTACAGGTGCCGAGGTGGCCCAGGCTCAGCATGTGTGCATCGTCAACGAGGCTACTGCCCGTAGTTACTTTGGCACTACACAGGTGGTGGGCCGCACCATCGAAATTGATCTGAAGCGCTACCATATTGCCGGGGTAGTACGCAATGTGTCGGCCGTGCATATTGCTTCGTATTCCGATGTGTGGGTACCCTATACGCTGAGCCCTTCACTGACGCGCGACAACCGCATAAGTGGGGAATTTATGGTCGTGCTGTTGGCTCCATCCGCGGCTGAAACGCCGGCTATGCGCGAGGAATACCGCCAAATGATGCGGCGCGTGGAAATTCCTAACCCCAAGGAAGTACAGGCTCTTTTCTCCTACGCTGACCCCATGCTGGCCACCTTCACCCGGGCGCTGCATATTACACGGGCAGTAAGTGGCAGCGACTCTCAAACGCTGGACGATGATAATGTTGGCGCCTTCTACCTGATCTGTACCGTGCTGGGCTTGCTATTTATGCTGCTGCCTGCTCTGAATCTGGTGAATCTGAACGTGACACGCATTCTGGAGCGCTCCAGCGAGATTGGGGTGCGCAAGGCCTTTGGGGCTACGGGCCGCAACCTAGTGGGGCAGTTTCTGGTGGAAAACGTGGTGCTGGCCGTGGTGGGCGGGCTGCTCGGACTGGCCCTCGCGGCCGGGGCTCTGGCGCTGCTCAATGATGTACACGTGGTGGCCTACGCGCAGTTTAGCCTGAGCTGGCGCGTGTTTGCCTGGGGGCTGCTGCTCACACTGGTCTTCGGGCTAATGAGCGGTGTGTACCCGGCCTGGAAAATGTCGCGCCTCAACCCGGTAGTGGCCCTGCGCGGCAGCGGAGAGCAGAAGTAG
- a CDS encoding ABC transporter ATP-binding protein encodes MNSSTASATSTAAPLARPATWQPVIELRGIEKVYQTKTIETVALNHVNLIIHKGEFVSVMGPSGCGKSTLLSIMGLLDEPTAGVVEIEGRAVQSYSDRELAALRNHKIGFVFQSYHLINDLSVLDNVELPLLYRPGVSGRRRRELAHAALDKVGLSSRTTHFPSQLSGGQRQRVAIARALAGRPELILADEPTGNLDSVMGEEIMELLLTLNREEGTTIVMVTHDEYMARRTERLIRFFDGSQVS; translated from the coding sequence ATGAACTCCAGTACTGCTTCCGCTACTTCGACTGCCGCGCCTCTTGCCCGCCCAGCCACTTGGCAGCCGGTTATTGAGCTGCGCGGTATCGAGAAAGTATATCAGACCAAAACCATCGAAACAGTAGCTCTGAACCACGTCAACCTCATCATCCATAAAGGGGAGTTCGTGTCGGTAATGGGGCCTAGCGGCTGTGGTAAGTCTACGCTGCTCAGCATTATGGGGCTGCTGGACGAGCCGACGGCTGGGGTCGTGGAGATTGAAGGCCGGGCCGTGCAGTCGTATTCCGACCGGGAACTGGCGGCGCTGCGCAACCACAAAATTGGGTTTGTATTCCAGAGCTACCACCTCATCAACGACCTTTCGGTGCTCGATAATGTGGAACTGCCGCTCCTGTACCGGCCTGGTGTGAGTGGCCGGCGGCGGCGCGAGCTGGCCCATGCCGCCCTCGACAAAGTAGGCCTGAGCTCCCGCACTACTCACTTCCCCAGCCAGCTTTCCGGCGGGCAGCGGCAGCGGGTAGCTATAGCGCGGGCTCTGGCCGGGCGTCCGGAACTGATTCTGGCCGACGAGCCCACCGGCAACCTCGACTCGGTGATGGGCGAGGAAATTATGGAACTGCTGCTAACTCTCAACCGGGAGGAAGGCACCACCATTGTGATGGTAACCCACGATGAGTACATGGCCCGTCGCACCGAGCGTCTCATTCGCTTCTTCGACGGCAGCCAAGTCAGCTAA
- a CDS encoding TolC family protein has protein sequence MKRFWSTLALVAAGFSAAAQQEVLSLEQVIELALEQSAVAGQARTSRETSYWQYRTHQANYRPQLALQGQLPNYSRVITPVVQPDGTLQFQAVRQNNSILGISLSQNIGPTGALLVVSSEMQRFDDFNRNARLYNNQPVNIGLTQPLGRYNRLRWDRRIEPLRYQESRRQFVLERETIAQRITELYFDVLLQQVNAEVATQNVQANEEMLRLGKERYQLGRLSQSDLLLLELNVLSARKALGQARLDAQDAALRLQIYTGQNAETLRLRVPDAVPYLRAPADEALAQAQRNRPETLAFRRRLLQAESDVALAKGTTGFQATLVANLGYVNSSRSFWDTYYSPQNQQQVSLVFSLPLVDWGRQKSVVKTAEVTRRQTEQNVAQEQRVFEQSVLVQASQLSTLTEQLALTAQADTLAQRRYGIAQATYKVGRISLTDLNIALAEKDQARRAYIAALRACWVAHYRLRALTLYDFEHQLPLAAE, from the coding sequence ATGAAGCGTTTTTGGAGCACCTTGGCACTAGTTGCGGCTGGGTTTTCGGCCGCCGCTCAACAAGAGGTCCTGAGCCTGGAGCAGGTGATTGAGCTGGCGCTGGAGCAGTCGGCGGTGGCAGGGCAGGCCCGCACCTCCCGCGAAACCAGCTACTGGCAGTACCGCACGCACCAGGCAAACTACCGGCCGCAGCTCGCATTGCAGGGGCAGCTACCCAACTACAGCCGCGTGATTACGCCCGTGGTGCAGCCGGATGGCACCTTGCAGTTTCAGGCCGTGCGCCAGAACAACTCTATCCTGGGTATTTCACTTAGCCAGAACATTGGCCCCACGGGGGCGCTGCTGGTGGTCAGCTCAGAAATGCAGCGCTTCGATGATTTCAACCGCAACGCCCGGCTCTACAACAACCAGCCCGTGAACATTGGCCTCACGCAGCCGCTGGGCCGCTACAACCGCCTGCGCTGGGACCGGCGCATCGAGCCGTTGCGCTACCAAGAAAGCCGGCGCCAGTTTGTGCTGGAGCGTGAAACCATTGCCCAGCGCATCACAGAGCTGTATTTTGATGTGCTGCTGCAGCAGGTGAATGCCGAGGTAGCTACCCAGAACGTGCAGGCCAACGAGGAAATGCTGCGTCTTGGCAAAGAGCGGTACCAACTAGGCCGCCTTTCGCAGAGCGACCTGCTGCTCTTGGAACTCAACGTGCTTAGCGCCCGCAAAGCCCTCGGCCAAGCCCGGCTCGATGCTCAGGATGCGGCCTTACGTCTGCAGATCTACACCGGCCAGAACGCCGAAACGCTACGCCTGCGGGTGCCCGATGCCGTGCCATACCTTAGGGCACCCGCCGATGAGGCGCTGGCCCAGGCCCAGCGGAACCGCCCCGAAACGCTGGCCTTCCGCCGCCGCCTGCTGCAGGCTGAAAGCGACGTGGCACTAGCTAAAGGCACTACTGGCTTTCAGGCTACGCTGGTCGCCAACCTAGGCTATGTGAACAGCTCCCGCAGCTTCTGGGACACGTATTATAGTCCGCAAAACCAGCAGCAGGTGAGCTTGGTGTTTTCGTTGCCGCTTGTGGATTGGGGTCGGCAAAAATCGGTGGTAAAAACGGCCGAGGTGACGCGCCGACAGACCGAGCAGAATGTAGCGCAGGAGCAGCGCGTGTTCGAGCAAAGTGTCTTGGTGCAGGCCAGCCAGCTCAGCACCCTTACTGAGCAGCTGGCTCTCACGGCCCAAGCCGATACGCTGGCCCAGCGCCGGTATGGTATTGCCCAGGCCACATACAAAGTTGGTCGCATCAGCCTCACCGACCTCAATATTGCCCTGGCCGAGAAAGACCAGGCCCGCCGCGCCTACATTGCCGCGCTGCGCGCCTGCTGGGTGGCCCACTACCGCCTGCGCGCCCTCACACTCTACGATTTTGAGCATCAACTGCCGCTAGCCGCTGAATAA
- a CDS encoding efflux RND transporter periplasmic adaptor subunit — MDRAISSATQNRRKLRRWLLLLAGLVVAAVALLAFRSVLRPSIRRAQFLTATAEIGDIEASLTAAGLIIPGHEAVITSPIQSSIRRVALQVGEKVQPGQTILELDKDLTTTALAKLQDGQQQNRNKNSQLQLSLEKALNDLRSQQLVQQVKVRSLQSALRDEQYLLKIGGGTAESVRQAELNLKVAQLELQRLHEQIRNQQAANAADVRELGFTMQIQDRSIAELASQLAQADISSQQPGVLTWVNEDIGATVQQGDPLARVADLSSFRVRATISDAYADALHPGAAVVVRLNDTDLRGTISTVSPAVDKGTVTFYARLIEDHHPALRSNLRVDVFVVTSSQRQVLRVKNGAFYQGGKEQQVFVLHDGKAERRTVRFGESNLDYVQVLSGLRLGDEIVVSDMKDYLGTPSLIIKE; from the coding sequence ATGGACAGAGCTATTTCTTCGGCCACCCAAAACCGCCGCAAGTTGCGCCGTTGGTTGCTGCTGTTGGCGGGGCTGGTAGTTGCGGCCGTTGCGTTGCTGGCGTTCCGCTCGGTGCTGCGACCTAGCATACGCCGGGCCCAATTTCTGACTGCAACGGCCGAAATCGGTGACATTGAAGCCTCGCTCACGGCCGCCGGCCTTATCATTCCGGGGCACGAGGCAGTCATTACGAGCCCTATCCAAAGTAGTATTCGGCGAGTGGCCTTGCAAGTGGGCGAGAAGGTGCAACCCGGCCAGACCATTCTGGAGCTGGATAAAGACCTTACCACTACTGCGCTAGCAAAGCTGCAGGACGGCCAGCAGCAAAACCGCAACAAGAACAGCCAGCTTCAGCTCAGTCTCGAAAAAGCCCTCAACGACCTCCGTTCCCAGCAACTGGTGCAGCAGGTGAAAGTGCGTAGCCTGCAGTCAGCGCTGCGCGACGAGCAATATTTGCTGAAAATAGGTGGTGGCACCGCCGAAAGTGTGCGCCAGGCTGAGCTAAACCTGAAAGTGGCCCAATTGGAGTTGCAGCGCCTGCACGAGCAGATCCGCAACCAGCAGGCGGCCAACGCTGCCGATGTGCGCGAATTGGGCTTCACGATGCAGATTCAGGACCGTAGCATTGCGGAGCTAGCCAGCCAGCTAGCTCAGGCCGACATCAGCAGCCAGCAGCCCGGCGTGCTGACGTGGGTGAACGAGGATATAGGAGCCACTGTGCAGCAGGGCGACCCGCTAGCCCGCGTAGCCGACCTTAGCAGCTTTCGGGTGCGGGCTACTATTTCTGACGCGTATGCCGATGCCCTGCACCCAGGCGCGGCCGTAGTAGTGCGCCTCAACGACACCGACCTGCGCGGCACCATCAGCACCGTAAGCCCGGCCGTGGACAAGGGCACGGTTACGTTCTACGCTCGGCTCATCGAAGACCACCACCCGGCCCTGCGCTCCAACCTGCGCGTCGATGTGTTTGTGGTGACCAGTAGCCAGCGCCAGGTGCTGCGTGTGAAGAACGGCGCCTTCTACCAGGGAGGCAAGGAACAGCAGGTATTTGTGCTGCACGATGGCAAGGCGGAGCGCCGGACGGTACGTTTTGGGGAAAGCAACCTCGACTACGTGCAGGTGCTGAGCGGCCTGCGTCTTGGCGACGAAATAGTGGTGAGCGACATGAAGGACTATCTGGGCACGCCCAGCCTCATCATTAAAGAATAG
- a CDS encoding TonB-dependent receptor domain-containing protein, with the protein MTSFPTFSRAIQGLGFLAMLSPLAAAAQQPTGSVSGTLLDQTNGQPLPFANVIVLRAQDSTFVSGAQTGENGTFELASLGLGNYLLKASAIGYQGFRRPITLTSANPTLRLGTLKVAPTATQLKGVTVTGERAAVEESLDKKVINVEKDLSSVGGTAVNVLQNVPSVAVAPDGTVSMRGSSNITILIDGKPSQSANSGAGGNRLEQIPASSIEKVEVVTNPSARYDAAGSGGVINIILKKQKKDGWNGQASATLGTRDKYNGSLSLNRRAGKMNWFGSYNLQDNRYRSTSRTDQTSTVEGTTLLINQDGLNQRHNVNHSGRLGFDYTISPEQTITLTVEPNLNRGLNTGTQLADIRSAQGSDRIGSAFKVTEDVSNTDASLDYRRTWEAHKGRELTANIAYTNLDADVVVGQRNTFGSEDLREWKQDLHVDLNAAAYQADYVHPIGEKARFEAGVKGQVMLNDGTDDFLRQYSDTPGFERLADRSFAYSFKEYQQAGYATYQQTMGKWSAQGGLRAEYTNTSGEVEGGKGPFRLSYLNLFPSATVARTLSTADQRVQLSYSRRLNRPGFMQLLAFPLYQDQRSYRIGDPTLRPEYINAFELGHQMTMGQTSLNTTLFYRQTNNAIQRLTRVDEEATRLYGNGAVITGSYSDNFGQATSMGAELSLNHPLAKWWRLTASGSLFQTNVTAATGNETSRRTLSGTGRLMNTFNPTPKLDVQLTGNYRAAAITSQGRIAPVGSVEVALRQRLFGDRAALTLRVSDIFNTQRNLTEVYAAENNFQATYYNKWETRVGYLGFSWYLGSTKPPKKIESQPQGGGGGFGG; encoded by the coding sequence ATGACTTCCTTTCCGACTTTCAGCCGGGCCATTCAGGGCCTGGGGTTCCTCGCTATGCTCTCTCCTTTGGCTGCCGCGGCCCAGCAGCCCACCGGTTCAGTCTCAGGTACGCTGCTCGACCAGACCAACGGCCAGCCTCTGCCCTTTGCCAACGTAATTGTGCTCCGCGCTCAGGATTCTACGTTTGTGAGTGGGGCTCAAACCGGCGAAAATGGCACGTTTGAGCTAGCCTCGCTTGGACTGGGCAACTACTTGCTAAAGGCTTCGGCTATTGGCTACCAGGGGTTTCGCCGCCCCATTACTCTCACCAGTGCTAATCCCACCTTGCGCTTGGGCACCCTGAAAGTGGCCCCAACGGCTACCCAACTCAAAGGTGTAACGGTCACCGGCGAGCGGGCTGCCGTAGAAGAAAGCTTGGACAAGAAAGTCATCAACGTGGAAAAGGACCTGAGCAGCGTGGGTGGCACGGCCGTGAACGTGCTGCAAAACGTGCCCAGTGTGGCCGTAGCGCCTGATGGCACGGTGAGCATGCGCGGTAGCTCCAACATCACCATCCTGATTGATGGGAAGCCCAGCCAATCGGCTAATAGCGGGGCGGGCGGCAACCGGCTAGAACAGATTCCGGCCAGCTCTATTGAGAAAGTGGAAGTCGTGACTAATCCTTCGGCTCGCTACGATGCGGCCGGCAGTGGCGGCGTCATCAACATTATCCTGAAAAAGCAAAAGAAAGATGGCTGGAACGGGCAGGCCTCGGCTACGCTGGGCACCCGCGACAAATACAACGGCAGCCTGAGCCTGAACCGCCGGGCCGGCAAAATGAACTGGTTTGGCTCGTATAACCTACAGGACAACCGCTACCGCAGCACTTCCCGCACCGACCAGACCAGCACTGTGGAAGGTACTACGCTGCTCATCAACCAGGATGGCCTGAACCAGCGCCACAACGTGAACCATTCTGGCCGCTTGGGCTTCGACTACACTATTTCGCCGGAGCAGACCATTACGCTGACTGTGGAGCCTAACCTGAACCGCGGCCTCAATACCGGCACGCAGCTCGCCGACATCCGCAGCGCGCAGGGCTCCGACCGGATTGGCAGTGCTTTCAAAGTCACGGAAGACGTGAGCAACACGGACGCTTCGCTGGACTACCGCCGCACCTGGGAAGCCCATAAAGGCCGCGAGTTGACGGCCAACATTGCCTACACCAACCTCGACGCCGATGTGGTAGTGGGCCAGCGCAATACGTTTGGCTCAGAAGATTTGCGCGAGTGGAAGCAGGACCTGCATGTAGATCTGAACGCCGCGGCTTACCAGGCCGACTATGTGCATCCGATTGGCGAAAAGGCCCGTTTTGAGGCCGGTGTGAAGGGCCAGGTAATGCTCAACGACGGTACCGACGACTTCCTGCGCCAGTATTCCGATACGCCCGGCTTCGAACGTCTCGCCGACCGGTCTTTTGCCTACTCATTCAAAGAGTATCAGCAGGCTGGCTATGCCACCTACCAGCAGACAATGGGCAAATGGAGTGCCCAGGGCGGCCTGCGGGCTGAATACACCAATACCAGCGGCGAAGTAGAGGGCGGCAAGGGTCCGTTCCGGCTGAGCTACCTCAACCTGTTCCCTTCGGCCACTGTGGCCCGCACACTTTCTACCGCCGACCAGCGCGTGCAGCTGAGCTACTCGCGCCGCCTCAACCGCCCCGGTTTCATGCAGCTGCTGGCTTTCCCGCTCTACCAAGACCAGCGCAGCTACCGCATTGGCGACCCGACACTCCGCCCCGAATACATCAACGCATTTGAACTGGGGCACCAAATGACAATGGGCCAGACTTCGCTGAATACCACGCTATTTTACCGCCAGACCAACAATGCCATTCAGCGCCTGACGCGGGTGGATGAGGAGGCCACGCGCCTCTACGGCAACGGCGCCGTTATTACGGGCAGCTACTCCGACAACTTTGGGCAGGCTACCAGCATGGGCGCAGAACTCTCGCTGAACCACCCGCTGGCTAAGTGGTGGCGCCTGACGGCCAGCGGCTCGCTGTTCCAGACCAACGTCACGGCTGCTACCGGCAACGAAACCAGCCGCCGCACCCTATCGGGCACGGGCCGCTTGATGAACACCTTTAATCCTACGCCCAAACTGGATGTGCAACTGACCGGCAACTACCGCGCGGCCGCCATTACGTCGCAGGGCCGGATTGCGCCGGTCGGCTCGGTGGAAGTGGCATTGCGCCAGCGCCTATTCGGCGACCGGGCGGCCCTCACGTTGCGGGTGAGCGACATTTTTAACACGCAGCGTAACCTCACGGAAGTATATGCAGCCGAAAACAACTTCCAGGCAACGTACTACAACAAGTGGGAAACGCGGGTAGGCTACCTAGGCTTCTCCTGGTACCTGGGCTCCACCAAGCCCCCGAAAAAGATTGAAAGCCAGCCTCAGGGTGGTGGTGGCGGCTTCGGAGGCTAA
- a CDS encoding carboxypeptidase regulatory-like domain-containing protein, with protein MKNSVLNRSLLGIIASLAVLQLSAHTLGHGTVTGSLRDGDTKEPIPFTSIVVLRAADHRLAAVGTTDAEGNFKLKFLPLGDYVIQSTALGYQLQQPAVTFRPLSNRQKLGTLTLQSLSSQPRVQAPRQTVAQRTSCPPAPKLAVRS; from the coding sequence ATGAAAAATTCCGTGCTGAACCGCTCCCTTCTGGGTATCATTGCTTCGCTGGCTGTGCTGCAACTCTCGGCCCACACCTTGGGCCACGGCACCGTAACAGGCAGCCTGCGCGACGGCGACACCAAAGAGCCGATTCCCTTCACCAGCATTGTAGTGCTGCGCGCCGCCGACCATCGGCTGGCAGCCGTAGGCACGACTGATGCCGAGGGCAATTTCAAGCTCAAATTTCTTCCCCTCGGCGACTACGTAATCCAATCGACGGCGCTTGGCTATCAACTGCAGCAGCCTGCCGTAACGTTTCGGCCTCTGAGCAACCGCCAGAAATTGGGTACGCTCACGCTGCAGTCGTTGTCGAGCCAGCCCCGGGTGCAGGCCCCGCGCCAGACAGTAGCCCAGCGCACCAGCTGCCCACCTGCTCCTAAGCTGGCAGTCCGGTCATAG
- a CDS encoding DUF2459 domain-containing protein — protein MSAAFTALILFLCTGALVPVNRQFRQTPDGILVFVASNGTHTDVVVPLQVPHTQGASWFRHLPDSSFHSRFDAYEYAAFGWGSEKFYLASYNQQVPGPATVLRALVPGPTLMHVRFLRHAPPAGTHVVAVHISPAQYQLLTAQIEAAFQSDSLNRYTLRTAAGYTANDFFFRATGRYHALRTCNDWTVRTLRRAGLRVPLKSPLAAPVLHQVRQAK, from the coding sequence ATGTCTGCTGCTTTCACTGCCCTGATTCTCTTTTTGTGCACTGGCGCGCTGGTCCCCGTAAACCGCCAGTTCCGCCAAACACCGGACGGTATCTTGGTATTCGTGGCTTCAAACGGCACGCATACCGACGTGGTAGTGCCGCTGCAGGTGCCGCACACACAGGGGGCTAGTTGGTTCCGGCATTTGCCCGATTCCAGCTTCCACTCGCGTTTTGATGCCTACGAGTATGCCGCCTTTGGCTGGGGCAGCGAGAAGTTTTACCTGGCCTCCTACAACCAACAGGTGCCTGGCCCAGCCACTGTGCTGCGCGCCTTGGTGCCGGGGCCTACGCTCATGCACGTGCGCTTTCTGCGTCACGCGCCACCAGCCGGCACTCATGTGGTAGCGGTGCACATCTCCCCTGCGCAATACCAGTTGCTTACCGCCCAGATTGAGGCGGCTTTTCAGTCAGACAGCCTGAACCGCTACACCCTGCGTACTGCGGCCGGCTACACCGCCAACGACTTTTTCTTCCGGGCTACCGGCCGCTACCACGCGCTGCGCACCTGCAACGACTGGACCGTGCGCACTTTGCGCCGCGCCGGACTGCGGGTGCCGCTGAAGTCGCCGCTGGCGGCTCCGGTGCTGCATCAGGTGCGGCAGGCGAAGTAA